GTTGTACCAAAGTGGCAGCGGCACCAGGCAACAGGCAATCGTTGGCTGTGGAAAGTAATGAAACGTCAGCCGGGTCAATGCCGTGGCCATGCCCAGCGTGGCAATCAACAGTGGCAATGGAAAGATGTTTGGCGCGGCGTTGCCGAACGTCAGCAGGTTATAGAACAGCTGGGTAAACAAGCGTCCCTGTTCCGCCCACGCCATGCCGGCCGACAGCGAACGCCAGTTGTCATCGATGTACGGGTAGTCTGCGAGGATCAGAGGCACGACATACAGCAACGTCGCCAGCAGAAAAAACAGCCAGACCTGGCGTGGCCCCAGTTCTTTACCGAGAAAATCGCTGAACCGGCCCATGCTAGAGCCCGAGCCGGTCTTTGCCGCCGACGATGTCTCGCACCACATAGCGCGGTCGATGCTTGGCTTCGATGTAGATCCGCCCGACGTACTCGCCAAGGATGCCGATACCGATCAATTGCACACCGCCGAGAAACAGAATGGCGGTCATCAACGACGGGTAACCCGGGACGCTGTTGCCGAAGAAAACCTTGTCCAGGACCATGTACACCGCGTAAAGCACCGCGAAGATCGAAATGCCGCCGCCGATGTACGTCCATAAACGCAATGGCACGGTGCTGAACGAGGTCACGCCTTCGAGCGCCAGGTTCCAGAGTTTCCAGCCATTGAACTTGCTGGCACCGGCCACCCGCCCGGCTCGCTCGTATTCGACCACCGCCGTGGTGAATCCGGCCCACGACAGCACACCCTTCATGAACAACTGGTGCTCGGGCAGTGCGCGGATCACGTCGACCACCTTGCGATCCATCAACCGGAAATCGCCAACGTTTTCCTCTATCCGGGTGTACGAAATACGGTTCAGCACATGGTAGAACAGCGATGCCGTGAGGCGTTTCAGGTAACCATCGGTGGCACGATTGCGGCGCTTTGCGAGCACCACGTCCGCGCCCTTCTGCCACTCGTCTATCAGCAGGGGAATGACAC
This DNA window, taken from Pseudomonas fluorescens NCIMB 11764, encodes the following:
- a CDS encoding glycosyltransferase family 2 protein; this translates as MKVSLIVPVFNEEQAIGLFYQAVRHELRLGGNEVEIVFINDGSSDGTAEQAKALARVDDLVLLINFSRNFGKEPALFAGLEYATGDAVIPMDVDLQDPISVIPLLIDEWQKGADVVLAKRRNRATDGYLKRLTASLFYHVLNRISYTRIEENVGDFRLMDRKVVDVIRALPEHQLFMKGVLSWAGFTTAVVEYERAGRVAGASKFNGWKLWNLALEGVTSFSTVPLRLWTYIGGGISIFAVLYAVYMVLDKVFFGNSVPGYPSLMTAILFLGGVQLIGIGILGEYVGRIYIEAKHRPRYVVRDIVGGKDRLGL